A genomic segment from Micropterus dolomieu isolate WLL.071019.BEF.003 ecotype Adirondacks linkage group LG03, ASM2129224v1, whole genome shotgun sequence encodes:
- the cmtm6 gene encoding CKLF-like MARVEL transmembrane domain-containing protein 6, which produces MATPSVYSPTTVSNPKSSCFVVPSDLLDKARFGVKVVEVLLSFVAFILEEVVNSCLSCNALYFFEFVSCTAFLFTLLLLILLSTNLHSKVGISCWPKLDFVYTIGIALLFLIASIVFAADNNNTTMERSAVAFGFLATAAFAVDLMLFVRAKGFPFKEDGTPDTRNGGTGAVEAQPEAEKLNTEANGN; this is translated from the exons ATGGCCACCCCCAGCGTTTACAGCCCCACGACGGTTTCCAACCCCAAATCCTCCTGCTTCGTCGTCCCGTCAGATCTTCTGGATAAAGCCCGCTTTGGGGTCAAAGTCGTTGAAGTG CTGCTGTCCTTCGTGGCCTTCATCCTGGAGGAGGTGGTCAACAGCTGCTTAAGCTGCAACGCTCTCTACTTCTTCGAGTTCGTCAGCTGCACGGCCTTCCTCTTCACCCTGCtgctcctcatcctcctctccaccaACCTGCACAGCAAGGTCGGCATCTCCTGCTGGCCCAAACTG GACTTTGTGTACACCATTGGCATCGCTCTGCTGTTCCTCATCGCCTCCATCGTTTTTGCtgcagacaacaacaacacgACGATGGAGAGAAGTGCTGTG GCGTTTGGCTTCTTGGCAACGGCCGCGTTTGCCGTGGACCTCATGTTGTTCGTGAGGGCCAAGGGGTTTCCCTTTAAGGAGGACGGGACGCCGGACACGAGGAACGGCGGTACGGGGGCGGTGGAGGCTCAACCAGAGGCGGAGAAACTCAACACTGAGGCCAACGGAAATTaa
- the LOC123968288 gene encoding peroxynitrite isomerase THAP4-like has protein sequence MPWRCCVPGCKGYEEAKSRGVVFHGLPTRDPQRCRTWLKAIQNPRFDEDTPVSKYSGVRVCSLHFKPEDYEEDFRAKILNVTPKPTLKSGAVPSVFPGRQRGQPGSSDASPPPPPKRSRAQTACGAAGSSSQSAPAAAADESFCIVVSVDPQEDRFHSEPEFSSVAASDESDEDEDCAVVYSRSLMELFRMCQTCGRPIVEKELFHSGAQMRVKWRCDGGHSGLWKSSPHLRDVLP, from the exons ATGCCGTGGCGGTGCTGCGTCCCCGGCTGTAAAGGCTACGAGGAGGCCAAGTCCAGGGGGGTCGTGTTTCACGGGCTACCGACGCGGGACCCGCAGCGCTGCAGGACCTGGCTGAAGGCGATCCAGAACCCGAGGTTCGACGAGGACACGCCCGTCTCCAAGTACAGCGGGGTCCGGGTGTGCAGCCTGCACTTTAAACCCGAGGACTACGAGGAGGACTTCCGAGCCAAGATCCTGAACGTCACGCCCAAACCGACGCTGAAGAGCGGCGCCGTGCCGTCCGTGTTCCCCGGGAGGCAGCGCGGCCAGCCGGGCAGCAGCGACGCGTCCCCGCCGCCGCCGCCCAAGAGGAGCAGAGCGCAG ACGGCCTGCGGAGCTGCAGGGAGTTCCTCGCAATCCGCCCCGGCGGCGGCGGCAGACGAAAGCTTCTGCATCGTGGTGTCGGTCGACCCGCAGGAGGACCGCTTCCACTCAGAGCCGGAGTTCAGCTCGGTGGCGGCGTCTGACGAGTCTGACGAGGACGAGGACTGCGCCGTCGTTTACAGCCGCAGCCTGATGGAGCTCTTCAGGATGTGTCAGACGTGCGGGCGGCCAATCGTGGAGAAGGAGCTTTTCCACTCGGGCGCACAGATGAGGGTGAAGTGGCGCTGTGACGGAGGACACTCTGGGCTGTGGAAGTCCTCGCCTCACCTGAGAGACGTGCTTCCATGA